The Nitrospirae bacterium CG2_30_53_67 genome contains a region encoding:
- a CDS encoding succinate dehydrogenase, cytochrome b556 subunit yields the protein MAVHVQSYRRQVGFFAWFLHRVTGVLLSLYLIFHVWVVRTVSHGPAGFNQVMAAVQTPMFILFEVGLLGTVLYHSLNGLRLLLIDTGWGIRHQKGLFFLFLGVGMALLVIGAFPILRLLNATFIY from the coding sequence ATGGCTGTTCACGTTCAGAGCTATCGCCGGCAAGTCGGGTTTTTTGCCTGGTTCCTGCACAGGGTCACCGGGGTACTCCTCTCGCTCTATCTGATCTTTCACGTTTGGGTTGTGAGGACCGTAAGCCATGGGCCTGCCGGATTTAATCAGGTCATGGCAGCCGTGCAAACTCCGATGTTCATCCTCTTCGAGGTGGGCCTTTTGGGCACGGTTCTTTATCACTCCCTGAACGGCCTACGGCTCCTCCTCATTGATACCGGATGGGGTATCCGCCATCAGAAGGGGCTCTTCTTTCTCTTCCTCGGGGTTGGGATGGCCCTCCTCGTGATCGGCGCCTTTCCTATACTGCGTCTCTTGAATGCGACGTTTATTTATTGA
- a CDS encoding succinate dehydrogenase, hydrophobic membrane anchor protein has protein sequence MKFDVGRQPGGIYLWFFQRLSALFLLVLLLAHFYFLHYAEPGFVTYDKVAARLSSPSWKVLDISFLTLAVFHAINGLWTVVLEYVHTQTAQRLLLFVLLGIGWIFLGIGVFSVGIFTVKP, from the coding sequence ATGAAATTTGATGTCGGAAGGCAGCCGGGCGGGATATATCTCTGGTTCTTCCAGCGTCTCTCCGCGTTATTTCTCCTGGTCCTGCTTCTTGCCCATTTTTATTTTCTGCACTATGCGGAGCCAGGTTTTGTAACCTATGACAAGGTCGCGGCCCGTCTTTCGTCGCCTTCCTGGAAGGTCCTGGATATCTCCTTCCTGACCCTGGCCGTGTTCCATGCCATCAACGGTCTTTGGACCGTGGTGCTCGAATATGTACACACACAAACGGCCCAACGGTTGCTGTTGTTTGTGCTCCTTGGCATAGGATGGATATTTTTAGGTATCGGCGTATTCTCAGTTGGAATATTTACGGTCAAACCGTAG